CCGCGAGCGACCTGTGCGAACAGTTGTCCGTCAGCGCCGGTGCGGTGTCCGCCGCCATCAAGCAGCTCACCCAGTCCGGCATGGTGGAGCGGGTGCCGGCGCCGGGCAGCCGCCGCGAGCACTACCGATTCCCCCACGGCGTGTGGGCGTACCTGTTCTCCCAGCAGAACCTGATGCTCAAGGCCATGCGCGAGGCCGCCCAGGAGGGTCTCGCCGCCGCGCCCGAGGACAGCTCCACCGCCGCACGGCTGCACGAGATGCGAGAGTTCTACGCGTACATGGAGCGTGAGCTGCCGCCGCTCATCGAGCAGTGGCGCAGCGAGTACCACGGCTGAGCGGCCGTCGCGCGCGCCGGCCGCGGCGCGGTCACACTGTCGAGTCGCGCGCGGCCGGGGGATCCGCGATCACCGCGCGCAGCGTCGTGTGCACCTCGTGGAGAAAGCCGGCGATCTGGCGCAGTTGCTCGACGGGGTAGCGATCCATCACCTCGATCAGCCGGGCCGAGAGCGGATCGAAGAATTCGTGCGCGACCGCAGCCGCCTGTCCGCCGGTGTGCAACAGGACTTTACGGCCGTCCCGGCCCTCCCGGACCCGGCGCACATAACCGGCGTGCTCTAGGCGATTGAGCAGATTCGAGGTCGCGCCCGCCGAGAGGTGAATGCTGCGCGCCAGCTGCGCGGGCGTCAGCTGCCGGCCCAGGACCTCGTGATTGGCGATCTCCGCGAGCGCCTTGGCGTCGGTGGGATGCAGCGCCAGCCACGCGGCGAAAGCGCGGCGCAGGCTCTCGTAGTCCACGGCATGACGACGCAGGCTGTCGAGCAGTTGCTGCTCCAGCGCATCGCGTTCACCGGTCACCGGCCACCTCCTGCGTCGTCGGCTCGAGCGCTTGCTTTCACGGTGAAACGACCCTAGCATCGGCCAAGATCGTTTCATCGTGAAACATTCTGGTCTGCTCG
This sequence is a window from Nocardia yunnanensis. Protein-coding genes within it:
- a CDS encoding GbsR/MarR family transcriptional regulator; translated protein: MDSTRRLRDSAERLALTLAQGGMQKTTARVMAALLYTQQEAMTASDLCEQLSVSAGAVSAAIKQLTQSGMVERVPAPGSRREHYRFPHGVWAYLFSQQNLMLKAMREAAQEGLAAAPEDSSTAARLHEMREFYAYMERELPPLIEQWRSEYHG
- a CDS encoding MarR family winged helix-turn-helix transcriptional regulator, with the translated sequence MTGERDALEQQLLDSLRRHAVDYESLRRAFAAWLALHPTDAKALAEIANHEVLGRQLTPAQLARSIHLSAGATSNLLNRLEHAGYVRRVREGRDGRKVLLHTGGQAAAVAHEFFDPLSARLIEVMDRYPVEQLRQIAGFLHEVHTTLRAVIADPPAARDSTV